From Panthera uncia isolate 11264 chromosome E1, Puncia_PCG_1.0, whole genome shotgun sequence, one genomic window encodes:
- the FAM83G gene encoding protein FAM83G: MAFSQVQCLDDNHVNWRSSESKPEFFYSEEQRLALEALVAHGREAFYEVLKRENIRDFLSELELKRILETIEVYDPGSEDPRGAKWPRGPEDNGVGDSEEASRAGGTPTEAEPPPSLEYWPQKSDRSIPQLDLGWPDTIAYRGVTRASVYMQPPIDGQAHIKEVVRKMISQAQKVIAVVMDMFTDVDIFKDLLEAGFKRKVAVYIIMDESNVKYFLHMCERARMHLGHLKNLRVRSSGGTEFFTRSATKFKGALAQKFMFVDGDRAICGSYSFTWSAARTDRNVISVLSGQVVEMFDRQFQELYLMSHGVSLKGVPMEKEPEPEPIVLPSMVPLVPSGTVAKKLVNPKYALVKAKSADEIAKTSSEKQEGKKPPGLRGAALAERPGDLAEAPPPIHPGLLNLERANMFEYLPTWVEPDPEPGSDILGYINIIDPNIWNPQPSQMNRIKIRDTSQAGTQLWRQSQDCGPTPGPGAPEDRVPAENAKNGLSQRDPEPQPPVPKPRTVPVAELLAQHGGDGVDWALEAPGEETPQNGTDHEPPRTPGPGHAPLQRQVSVTQDDPDGHGAVIPNGLDGDEEEDDDDYVTLSDQDSLSGSSGLGPGPRRPSAASSSVSDEYFEVRGRSAPLQRRHSEQVANGPAQPPRRQLSAPHMTRGTFAGPLGGSPWAPGREREEAGTPRRMQAPHSTDKETQGQQIPHYRVPASGTRDKDGFLRPVRTSGPPRYRAAAADGTQSSTRKASPAVTSTYPWQAKAGPVPRTLADPGTPRRARNASPQADGRVAEEHPSPFGIPYSKLSQSKHLKARTGSGQWASSDSKRRAQAPRHHKEP; this comes from the exons ATGGCCTTCTCTCAGGTGCAGTGTCTGGACGACAACCACGTCAACTGGCGCTCCAGCGAGTCCAAGCCCGAGTTCTTCTACAGCGAGGAGCAGCGGCTGGCCCTGGAGGCCCTGGTGGCCCACGGCCGCGAGGCCTTCTACGAGGTGCTGAAGCGCGAGAACATCCGTGACTTCCTCTCGGAGCTGGAGCTCAAGCGCATCCTGGAGACCATCGAGGTGTACGACCCGGGCTCGGAGGACCCGAGGGGTGCCAAGTGGCCCCGGGGGCCCGAGGACAATGGGGTTGGTGACAGCGAGGAGGCCAGCAGGGCAGGTGGGACCCCCACCGAGGCCGAGCCACCGCCCTCTCTGGAGTACTGGCCCCAGAAGTCCGACCGATCCATCCCGCAGCTGGACCTGGGCTGGCCCGACACCATTGCCTACCGCGGTGTGACCCGGGCCAGCGTCTACATGCAGCCCCCCATCGATGGGCAGGCCCACATCAAAGAGGTGGTGCGAAAGATGATCAGCCAGGCCCAGAAG GTGATCGCCGTGGTCATGGACATGTTCACTGACGTGGACATCTTCAAGGACCTGCTGGAGGCCGGCTTCAAGAGGAAGGTGGCCGTGTACATCATCATGGACGAGAGCAATGTCAAGTACTTCCTGCACATGTGTGAGCGGGCCCGCATGCACCTGGGGCACCTCAAG AATCTCAGGGTGCGGAGCAGCGGGGGAACAGAGTTCTTCACACGGTCGGCCACCAAGTTCAAGGGTGCCCTGGCCCAGAAGTTCATGTTCGTGGATGGAGACCGGGCCATCTGCGGCTCCTACAG CTTCACGTGGTCGGCCGCGAGGACAGACCGCAACGTGATCTCCGTGCTGTCTGGCCAGGTGGTGGAGATGTTTGACCGGCAGTTCCAGGAGCTGTACCTCATGTCCCATGGTGTCAGCCTCAAGGGCGTCCCCATGGAGaaggagccggagccggagcccaTCGTGCTGCCCTCCATGGTACCACTGGTGCCCTCGGGCACGGTAGCCAAGAAGCTCGTCAACCCCAAGTACGCGCTGGTCAAGGCCAAGAGTGCCGACGAGATCGCCAAGacctcctctgagaagcaggAGGGGAAGAAGCCCCCGGGGCTGCGGGGCGCGGCGCTGGCCGAGCGGCCGGGAGACCTCGCCGAGGCGCCCCCGCCTATCCACCCTGGGCTGCTCAACCTGGAGCGGGCCAACATGTTCGAGTACCTGCCCACGTGGGTGGAGCCGGACCCGGAGCCCGGCAGTGACATCCTGGGCTACATCAATATCATTGACCCCAACATCTGGAACCCCCAGCCCAGCCAGATGAACCGCATCAAGATCCGAGACACTTCCCAAGCTGGCACCCAGCTGTGGAGGCAAAGCCAGGACTGTGGCCCCACCCCCGGGCCCGGTGCCCCCGAGGACAGGGTCCCAGCTGAGAACGCTAAGAACGGCCTTTCCCAGAGGGACCCTGAGCCACAGCCCCCCGTGCCCAAGCCCCGGACAGTCCCTGTGGCAGAGCTGCTTGCCCAGCACGGCGGCGACGGTGTGGACTGGGCCCTGGAGGCCCCAGGGGAGGAGACGCCCCAGAATGGGACAGACCATGAGCCGCCCAGGACACCGGGCCCAGGCCATGCCCCACTCCAGCGGCAGGTGTCTGTGACCCAGGATGACCCTGACGGCCACGGAGCGGTGATCCCCAATGGGCTAGATGGGGACGAGGAGGAAGATGATGATGACTATGTGACCCTCAGTGACCAGGACAGCCTCTCAGGCAGCTCTGGCCTCGGCCCTGGCCCCCGGCGGCCCTCGGCGGCCTCCTCTTCTGTGTCAGACGAGTACTTTGAGGTGAGGGGGCGCTCAGCCCCTCTGCAGAGGCGCCACTCGGAGCAGGTAGCCAACGGGCCAGCCCAGCCCCCCCGACGACAGCTGAGTGCCCCCCACATGACCCGCGGGACCTTTGctggacccctgggtggctcgccGTGGGCCCCAGGTCGGGAGAGAGAAGAGGCGGGTACTCCAAGGAGGATGCAGGCTCCGCACTCCACGGACAAGGAGACCCAG GGCCAACAGATCCCCCATTATAGAGTCCCTGCCTCGGGGACCAGGGATAAAGATGGCTTCCTGCGGCCCGTGAGGACCTCGGGACCCCCGCGGTACCGCGCTGCGGCTGCCGATGGCACCCAGAGCTCTACCAGGAAAGCGAGCCCGGCCGTAACAAGCACGTACCCCTGGCAGGCCAAGGCTGGCCCCGTGCCCCGCACGCTGGCAGATCCCGGGACTCCAAGGCGGGCCCGAAATGCCAGCCCCCAGGCCGATGGCAGGGTCGCTGAAGAGCATCCAAGTCCTTTTGGAATCCCCTACTCCAAACTGTCCCAGTCAAAGCACCTGAAGGCCAGGACGGGCAGCGGCCAGTGGGCCTCATCTGATTCTAAACGGAGGGCCCAGGCCCCCCGGCACCACAAGGAACCCTAG